In Puntigrus tetrazona isolate hp1 chromosome 23, ASM1883169v1, whole genome shotgun sequence, the DNA window aaatatatattaaaactttttttggtaGAAATGTAAGACAAATATGTTCGTTatacaacataatatttttaagttaatacattttaaacttaaaaatagtACACTTTTTCAAAACCACGAAACCactacaaatacaaaaagtacACAAACTACTACTTTTTACTCTTCTGTGCCGTCGAGCCACAAACATTTGTGTATGATGTAATTTtatagttgttttatttattattatattatttttttatattttaatgctttgtaAGGTTACCGAGGAGGACTGCACAGAGATTGTAGAGGCGTGCATTCAGAGTGGCGTCATGCTCGCAGTGTGTCACGTTCTCCGATACGATCCTGTCATCCACAGAATTAAAGTACTTACACTTCCTTGTGAGTCCTAATAAATAACTATCCAAGTCTCAAGCAGAAAACAACATATCCTTTTTTAACAATTCAGGGGCTGATTGACAGTGGAGTGATCGGGGACGTCATCCACATTCAACATCTGGAGCCGGTAGgatgtgtttaatgtgtgtgtgtgtgtgtgtgtgtgtgtgtgtgtgtgtgtgtgtgtgtgtgtgtgtgtgtaacgcgTGTGTCAGCGCTGTCTTCTCTAACAGGTGGGGTTCTATCACTTTGCTCACTCCTTTGTCAGAGGGAACTGGAGAAACGAGGAAGAGAGCTCTTTTGCTCTGTTAGCCAAATCCTGCCATGATTTGGATCTGATTCATCACTGGGCTGCTGGACGAAGGTACTGAAGTGTAACATGTATCGTATTGACAGTAACATGCACATGTGGTGTAGCTGGGCTGAAGAGATGTGATGGTGAATTAACAAAAGGAATGAGTGAAACACATTAACTTCTGTATCACATTTTTAGCTTCTTTGTGTATTAGTACTTGTAAtactaaaatttaattaaatcttttgTCAGGTGTGTTAAAGTTTCGTCATTTGGGTCTCTTAGCCACTTCACAAAAAAGAACAAGgttggtatttttttattattatgaattattattttttaatattaagtagaaaatgaaatgaatggcaaaaaaaaagaaaatctcaaTTTTCCTAGCCAGCGAATGCTGCAGATCGCTGTTTGGACTGTCCTGTAGAGGGAGATTGTGCGTACTCTGCAAAGAAAATCTATTTGGATCAAGTGAAAAGAGTAATGTATTCATGTACACTACGGTTCACAAGTTTGGGggcagtaagattttttaaaaagaaacgtCTATATTTTTCAGCAGGGATAGATTAAATTGATCCGTAAAGTGTCACCACGTGACCACTTAACCTCTCCATGTCTAGATACTATTTACCTTCAACAATACTAGAAACTTTGTGTTGCAAGCACTTCTTGAGTCTATTTGCCTTTCGCTCTTCCTCAGTTGTAAGTTgcttgatttctgaaggatcgtgtgacacttaagactggagcaatgaggctgaaaatgtagctttgcatcacaggaataaatggcattttaaaatatattcaaatcgaaaacggttattttaaattgtaataatatttcacaatattgccgttttactgtatttttatttaaatagctgCATGCTTGGAaaagcttctttcaaaaacatcttaaaaccCCCCAAAAGTGACACATAATTACATTCTTTGCTCTGCTCAGTGAAGTTTATAATCATATGATGTATATGGCACAAAAAGAGCATATCTTTTATgggtgacattttatttatcatcatAAATCAGGGTGCTGTTGGCTGGCCAGTGTCAGTGATTTGCTCCAGCTCAGTTCCTGACATCGAGTCTGTGAGTGAAGCGCTCAGAACAGGACCTTACGGCCGCTGTGTGTACGAGTGTGACAATGACGTGTGCTCCAATCAGGTTGGAGAATCTCCTTTATACTCGTCTCTCAGATAATCAGCAATGATGCTCTCTTTACTTTTGACAACAAAGTAGAATGCGTGGTTTTATTACTGATTTGTTGCAGGTGGTGAACATGGAATTTGAGGGAGGCTTGACTGCTGCTTTCACTATGGTAGCATTTACAGAGGAAATATGTCTACGCAAAACTTCGATCCATGGTAGTAAGGTGGGACGTCATGTTCATCGTGCAAACATTTCAGCTCTTTTGATGACCCGTGAAGGGTTTAACACATTTTGGCTTATTCTCTAACAAGGGGGAACTGTCCTACGATGGATATGAAATCAAAGTGTTCGACTTCCTTACCAGAAAGACCACAAAATACACTGCAGATATGAGAGTTCCAGGTAAATTTGGTACTGGCGGTCACGGGGCAGCTGATTATCACCTTATCGACTCCTTCATCGCAGCTGTGAAGGTAAGGATCTAGAAGAGGTTTTCTCTTAGTTTGTCCTGTAATGTCACTCCTAAGGCCTCTTTCCTCTGTCTTGCTCGATACAGCACGAGGACCCGTCTCGGATTAGGTCAGGCCCTATGGAGACGTTAGCAAGTCACAAACTAGTGTTTGCAGCTGAACGCTCCCGTTTGGAAAACAAAGTTGTCTACTGTGAAGAGAGCCAATGAATGTGTATGCGAAAACTAaatctgcagtgttttttttttttttttttttttttttttgtatatttcacTACATCTTCACATCGTCTTTGAactcataattatatttttttaattattctgtgGTTTTCAAGATAGAAGAACTTTATCGAATGTGTTTTCTTAATATAATCATGTCTGTTTTATTCAGATGAATCATAAAACAGTAAATGTTGAATCATATTTATTGAGTTGTATGTAACCTaacgtttacattttaaatgtacctAGATCAAGTAGATCAAGTCTGGAATTATTAATTACCTAAATGAATTCTTTGAATTTTATCACCTTTTGTTCGGTTTAAAATAGATTAACTTTAATATTGCAAGTGCAAAAACATCCTGCATAATATAAAGTTGCTATTGCTACTATTTTTATTCTGTGACTTTGTCagcaaaaaacaagcaaaccgTTACATCATTGCCCATATAAGGTCTTTCCAGGAAAtaattatacttaatatatCAGCAAAATACCTCAAACAAGAGGCGGAGTAACTGTATTCTTATTACACAGCAATATATGTATTAGTAGTCATCAAAACTTGTATGTTTGCATACGCCTAGAAGACTACATTCCAGATCTTCAGctgtttaaattcataaaatagaTCAATTAATACTGATGGTGTGTGAGGAACCAAACCATTTAGCACCGCGttttaaaacagcagcaatGACAAATGACGACTGAAATATGCTACACGAAATGTAAACTTTGACAATGGTAATGAAATAGTCTAGCCTAAAGTTATGTAATAGCAATTTTTACATTAGtcactaaatgtaaatgacGTTTTAGAGTTGGGAGAGGTGGCTTGTCACAGTGAGCTGTTGGGTGTCACGACCTTGCCGTCCACGCTTGTTAGTTTGCTGGCTTTGTTACTGGAACAGAGCATTGTGTTTGACgacattaaaacaattatactacattttttaaggtaagtggttgcaagGTGATTTGATATCTTACCctaaaaaaatctcattttgaatgctaaaaaagaaacctttataaatgtctttattaacACCTGAACACCATGTACGTAAATTGgcacattaaatatgttttacaaaataataaactgttgtaaaatacatttgttcagCATTTCAGCATTGTACAGTCACTTTTGtagatattaaatatgtatatcaCGTGTGTCCACAAGAGGAGGCACTGCAAAATCCAACAGGCATATTCATCCAGCTCAAATGAGCAAGATGTGTGAAGTGAAGTAAGACATGTGATCTGGGAAAAGAAGCAGAAACCCTGATCTAGGAACACATCTAACTCAGCAAATCCAGGATGTGCAGGCCTTTCAGCATAAGATCTGCATTTTTATAAGCAAATAGTATTTAGTAGAAGTTTTGTTTAATAGTgttagtaaatgtatttttcagacTTCCAAAAAGCAGTCTTTGCGATTTATGAGCACTTAAGACTTCATCGGCGGAGAAGAATAGTGAATCACAGGAAACCACAAATACTAAGACTGTGTCTAAACAACACAGACCTGCCGCTGCAAAGTGACAGCAAACATTAATATTCCcagaaaaacattcatatttccACAAAAACCAGCCAAAGACAACTTCACGAAGCCAGCGTCCAGTAAAGACCTGCAACTGCTCTAACGTGAATCAGACACCAGTGTTAAAATGCGAAGGAACGCGAAAAAGAACTTCAACATCTGCCCTAAAACTATTAATCTATAAAAGGGTCGTTTTGGAAAGAAGAGAGAAGCAGATTCCCTCCTACAACATCCAGATGTTTCATAGACAACATTCCATTGTAGAAACATTTTAGGGATCTCCACTAAGAAGGGAAGCTCTGTTAAAAGCAAATGCTGGTCAAACACCTTAATAAGGGAGCAGCTTAACCTGTTTCTCAAGTGTTAACAGTATTACGTCCAACCCCAGTATGTGTTATTAAATCAGTAGGGTTTCACTATAAATCAGTCCCCTGCATGTTATTGTGGGCGGAGCTGGTAATAGAGTAGAAATCTATTCTGACTATgcttgtaaatgtgtttaaatatcaCTTCAACATCTTCAACATTCAgcagttctgctctttgagGACATTTCCACACAGAAATGCAGACCCTAGGGATTTTCCTCGAAATGAACATTTGGCACAGTTTCTGATCAAAACATTCTTAATATATGTTCGGCTTTTTATTACTGTaacaaaaagtgtcaaaaatGGTAGTGGAACTGTACTGATAGTACCATGAACTCTTAACCTTAAGTTGTTTTCTCATAATCTAGTACTGTTTATTAACAAAAGAGAAAAGTCAAGACAAGGATTGATTAGGATGTGATGTGATTccctagaaacatgatttttgtaaattatgatGCGATCCTGtcattcacagaaataaaaacactttccttTGAGTCTTAATTAACAGCTCAATTAAGTCTCAAGCAGAAAACAACATGTACATTTGTTCTAGAGTGGAGTCATCCACGTTCAACGGTAGgatgtgtttaatgtgtgtgtgtgtgtgtgtgtgtgtgtgtgtgtgtgtgtgtgtgtaacgcgTGTGTCAGCGCTGTCTTCTCTAACAGGTGGGGTTCTATCACTTTGCTCACTCCTTTGTCAGAGGGAACTGGAGAAACGAGGAAGAGAGCTCTTTTGCTCCGTTAGCCAAATCCTGCCATGATTTGGATCTGATTCATCACTGGGCTGCTGGACGAAGGTACGCTAAATCTAACATGACCTGTGCGCAGGTGGTGAAGCTAAACCGATTGAATTAATAAAGAGTGCTTGTTATATTAGTGTGTTGAGGCTGATTGCACAGGACAGACAAGTTTAACCTTATTGGACGATGATGTGATGCTGCTATTGTAATCATAAATCTGGAAGGGACTCTTAAGTTTTCGGTCTGACCTGCTTTCTTTTGTTAGATTTcttccatgcattttttttccctcttcaatATTCATAAAGTTGTATTTTGAACTGTTGTAATGTTTTACAtcatttatgatcaaataaatgcatctttggTGAGCatgaaaagcaaaagcaaaagcaaaacactctaaaaataaataaataaaggtgcttTGCAGTGTCATTTATGTCTAAATGGTTCTGTGAAGacacatctgaagaacctttctgtattacaaagatttaaaagaaacaaaaaaacatttagtctgaatggttctttgtggaaccaaaaatgattcttctgtgaagaacctttcaAGCTGCTTTATTCTAAAGAGTGTAACCCCATCTTTTTGTAAAAGTGACTCTTTTACTGATATCTTTATACTAAGATAtcttttattgatatattttatatataaatcaggGTGCTGTTGAATCTCCTGTATGTCTTTTAGATATTCAGCATTGACGTTCCCTTTACATTTGTCAACAAAGTAGACAATATTGTTTCAGTTAGTGAAAATGGAATTTTAATATGTACTTACAGAggaaaaatgtttatgcaaaacGTCTATCCTTGGTAGTAAGGTGACTTACTGCTTACAGTCATTGTGTAAATGACTATATCATCTCTCTGGGAACAGTCTTACAATGGAAACACTGCAGATGTGTTCTGGGTAACTTTAGTAAAGGCTGTCACGGATCAGTAGATTATTCATTGCAGTTGTGTGGACCTATGGATCTGGAAGAtcgttttctttatttatcaaaacatttgATCACTCTCACTTGTCTTTTCCTTCATATATTACCCAACTCTGATGAAGTCTGTTTCTAAGGAGACATTAGCCAGTTATAAACAACAGGGCCTGCAGCTGAACGTTCCTGTTTGGAAAACAGTTGTTTTCTGCTGGGACCCACAGAATGAAAAaagcagatgaaaaaaaaaaaaaaataacttgtgCATGGATCAACTGGTTCCCACAATGTAATATACTCCTAGATGCTGAAATGGtgaagaaagtaaataaataaattgtgtctttatgaattatgaaacaGTAATGTTCAATcacatttcttgtgtttaatgTAACTTAAAGATACGTACAGTTGAACAACAACTGAATTATAAATTCCATCTCCGGAAAACAAtatgacacaaaaataaatttttttagcaACAGTAGAACTGGTTAAAATGtccttttgtctgttttgttaaGTTGATTGTCTGCATATATGTTCAGAAgcctactttttttaaaaataaaatttcaataCATTATAGTCCATATCTTTAGCTACAAACTTTAATGGTGTGCTAATAAAATGATCTATAGTTATATAACAAAAAGCAATTTTGACATTAGTCACTGAATGTGGCCGGTGTTTCAGACTGGGCAGAGGTGGCGTGTCACAGTGAGCTGTAGGGTGTCATAACCACACAGATCCAAACCTCGTTAGTTTGCTGACTTTGTGGGTGGGCTTTTCTTGGTTGTGGGCAgattacaaaataattgaatttgaCGCTCATGGtggatgaaaaaaaaccctttatgattttaaatatggGCCTTGGAACAAGAAAAATAGAAGAAAGTAATTCTTTAATTTAGCAAGGGTGCATTCAGTTAATCAGAATTGATCTCAgttcccacaaaaatattgagtgTAGTGTTTCTTGAGAATCAAATCAggatataagaatgatttctgaaggattatgtgacgaCTGGAGTAGTGATgccaaaattcagctttaccatcacaggaataaaatgactgttataatatttaaaaattattttaaaatagaacaatatttccaaaatattatGTTCTactggattaaataaatgcagcatccggtttcaaaattaaatgtatgaatgaatTGTGCAGAAATTCATCACAGAAAATCCAGTGTAGTAAAGCTcataaacttttattatatCTCTTTCTTAAACCTTGTGGTTAAGGCCTTCTGCTGAAGTCATTATTTCTTCCTCTCATATAGGGAGCCAGGGGATAAATCTCGGTGCATTTTGATACCTCTGCCCTAAATGACTCACAAAATCTCAAATAAAGAGCCGCAGCGTCTAAAATACAGGATGTACCACATTGCGTCACTCTGCACACTGGCCACTTTCTAACAAGCATAGTTTCGTTATGACAGTGAGGGAGGGTGAACACTGAACTCACTGCTTGTGTAACGAACATGAGCACTGTCCATATGGATATGATTATTGGGGTGAGCCGTAAGCCAACAGAATGTGTTCTCTTTTTGTTATGACATCTGACCAGCCAGGCCAAAGCGAAGAACGAATGATTTCCACTCGAAACCAGCATGCATCATGGTGAGCTCAGCTCGAGGACCTCGTGACTCATGAGATACAGCTGTTGACTCAGACAAAGGCAGGCTTTTTATTCTTTGGAAGTACAATCGCATTCTTATAGGGCTGTGTGATTTGCTTAGTTAGTTATCTAGGTTTAGTGATGTCATTAGGACGCACGGCTATAAAAGTTGCACACCTGTGGAAGTTTCCTCTctgtaatttgtttaatgataaaAGCTCTATGGATATTCGTGTCGTCAGGGTTCGCATCTGATgcaaaagtcatttaaaactgCACTTTGTTGAGGAATTCTACTTAAACTGTCGAATAACCCACTCTTGGATAAATCGGTTGTTATCATGGTTTCTCTAACTATCTGTCCAGAAggattgtttttctttgtggtCAGTTTGGGGGAAGaagcagtgtgtgtttttggaaaaCTTGGCGAGTGGGAGTTAGAAAGGTTAGGTTTGGTGAACAGTAAGTCACAGGAACATCAAGGAAAAAGTCTTTTGAGTGGCATCCTGAACGACGGCGAATGACGTTCAGAATCCATTCTTTTGATGTATGTAGGTCACTCTGATGGAATCAGGAAAAAGCCAGGCCAGGAACTGTAACTGCTCAACATGACTCGGTGCGTGAGTCACAGGATGTAGCTTGTGAGGTGAGTGCCGGCTGAAAAACGCGGAGGCAGCAGCAGACTCCCGGATTCCAAAACAAGTTCCTGGCTGGGACCTCAGAGGAAATCTGTAGGTCTGAATAGACAGACCGCTTCCGTGTTTACAACCGGATACTCCTGTCCGCACATGACTTGTTACTCCCtctcactttttttaatctcttctgGCCTTCAGCA includes these proteins:
- the zgc:154075 gene encoding uncharacterized protein zgc:154075 isoform X3; translated protein: MSSPVDVIVVGAGNRGENYSGYAVIFPDRMRVVGIADPRDFARKKLQAHHKVSDENTFSDWHCIAEREKFADAVLICTPDRLHKDPAVALAKKGYHVLLEKPMAVTEEDCTEIVEACIQSGVMLAVCHVLRYDPVIHRIKGLIDSGVIGDVIHIQHLEPVGFYHFAHSFVRGNWRNEEESSFALLAKSCHDLDLIHHWAAGRRCVKVSSFGSLSHFTKKNKPANAADRCLDCPVEGDCAYSAKKIYLDQVKRGAVGWPVSVICSSSVPDIESVSEALRTGPYGRCVYECDNDVCSNQVVNMEFEGGLTAAFTMVAFTEEICLRKTSIHGSKGELSYDGYEIKVFDFLTRKTTKYTADMRVPGKFGTGGHGAADYHLIDSFIAAVKHEDPSRIRSGPMETLASHKLVFAAERSRLENKVVYCEESQ
- the zgc:154075 gene encoding uncharacterized protein zgc:154075 isoform X2, with product MFKESAIMSSPVDVIVVGAGNRGENYSGYAVIFPDRMRVVGIADPRDFARKKLQAHHKVSDENTFSDWHCIAEREKFADAVLICTPDRLHKDPAVALAKKGYHVLLEKPMAVTEEDCTEIVEACIQSGVMLAVCHVLRYDPVIHRIKGLIDSGVIGDVIHIQHLEPVGFYHFAHSFVRGNWRNEEESSFALLAKSCHDLDLIHHWAAGRRCVKVSSFGSLSHFTKKNKPANAADRCLDCPVEGDCAYSAKKIYLDQVKRGAVGWPVSVICSSSVPDIESVSEALRTGPYGRCVYECDNDVCSNQVVNMEFEGGLTAAFTMVAFTEEICLRKTSIHGSKGELSYDGYEIKVFDFLTRKTTKYTADMRVPGKFGTGGHGAADYHLIDSFIAAVKHEDPSRIRSGPMETLASHKLVFAAERSRLENKVVYCEESQ
- the zgc:154075 gene encoding uncharacterized protein zgc:154075 isoform X1 produces the protein MFKQESAIMSSPVDVIVVGAGNRGENYSGYAVIFPDRMRVVGIADPRDFARKKLQAHHKVSDENTFSDWHCIAEREKFADAVLICTPDRLHKDPAVALAKKGYHVLLEKPMAVTEEDCTEIVEACIQSGVMLAVCHVLRYDPVIHRIKGLIDSGVIGDVIHIQHLEPVGFYHFAHSFVRGNWRNEEESSFALLAKSCHDLDLIHHWAAGRRCVKVSSFGSLSHFTKKNKPANAADRCLDCPVEGDCAYSAKKIYLDQVKRGAVGWPVSVICSSSVPDIESVSEALRTGPYGRCVYECDNDVCSNQVVNMEFEGGLTAAFTMVAFTEEICLRKTSIHGSKGELSYDGYEIKVFDFLTRKTTKYTADMRVPGKFGTGGHGAADYHLIDSFIAAVKHEDPSRIRSGPMETLASHKLVFAAERSRLENKVVYCEESQ